A genome region from Hevea brasiliensis isolate MT/VB/25A 57/8 chromosome 9, ASM3005281v1, whole genome shotgun sequence includes the following:
- the LOC110653375 gene encoding uncharacterized protein C24B11.05 isoform X1 — protein MGSLGTYLEMDTDGGADGLKYECLLFDLDDTLYPMSSGLNLACRKNIEEFMLHHLHIEESEVPRMCLELYREYGTTMAGLKALGYEFDDDEFHAFAHGRLPYEKLKPDAVLRNLLLSLPQRKIIFTNADKAHAAEVLKRLGLEDCFAGIICFETLNPPVGATNYTDALENDAVLAGGEPKLIDLDDADKERSHPKPQILCKPSLEAIEAAIRIANVDPKRTIFFDDSARNIASGKAAGLHTVIVGSSVLVPGADYALSSIHNIKEAIPQIIWEGEGEQQEQIIQSRAFETVVLG, from the exons ATGGGTTCATTAG GTACCTATTTGGAGATGGACACTGATGGGGGTGCCGATGGACTCAAATATGAGTGCTTGCTCTTTG ATTTGGATGATACTTTGTATCCTATGAGCTCAGGTCTCAACTTGGCTTGCCGAAAGAACATAGAAG AGTTCATGTTGCATCACTTGCATATTGAAGAAAGTGAAGTTCCAAGGATGTGCCTGGAATTGTATAGAGAATATGGAACAACAATGGCTGGTCTGAAG GCTCTTGGTTATGAATTTGATGATGATGAGTTCCATGCTTTTGCTCATGGAAGATTGCCTTATGAAAAACTGAAGCCTGATGCTGTATTAAGGAACCTTCTACTTTCCTTGCCACAAAGGAAAATA ATCTTCACTAACGCTGATAAGGCACATGCAGCTGAAGTTCTGAAAAGGTTGGGATTGGAAGATTGTTTTGCAGGAATCATATGCTTTGAAACTCTTAATCCTCCTGTTGGAGCTACTAATTACACGGATGCATTAGAAAATGATGCGGTACTTGCAGGAGGTGAACCAAAGCTCATTGATCTTGATGATGCTGACAAAGAACGTTCCCACCCCAAGCCACAAATCCTCTGCAAACCCTCTCTGGAGGCTATTGAAGCCGCCATCCGAATTGCAAATGTTGACCCCAAGAGAACA ATCTTCTTTGATGACAGTGCTAGGAACATTGCAAGTGGAAAAGCAGCAGGCCTTCATACAGTTATT GTAGGGAGCTCAGTCCTAGTGCCAGGTGCAGACTATGCTTTGAGCAGCATCCACAACATCAAAGAAGCAATACCCCAAATAATATGGGAGGGCGAAGGAGAGCAACAGGAACAGATTATCCagtctagggcatttgaaactgtTGTCCTTGGTTAG
- the LOC110653375 gene encoding uncharacterized protein C24B11.05 isoform X2 → MDTDGGADGLKYECLLFDLDDTLYPMSSGLNLACRKNIEEFMLHHLHIEESEVPRMCLELYREYGTTMAGLKALGYEFDDDEFHAFAHGRLPYEKLKPDAVLRNLLLSLPQRKIIFTNADKAHAAEVLKRLGLEDCFAGIICFETLNPPVGATNYTDALENDAVLAGGEPKLIDLDDADKERSHPKPQILCKPSLEAIEAAIRIANVDPKRTIFFDDSARNIASGKAAGLHTVIVGSSVLVPGADYALSSIHNIKEAIPQIIWEGEGEQQEQIIQSRAFETVVLG, encoded by the exons ATGGACACTGATGGGGGTGCCGATGGACTCAAATATGAGTGCTTGCTCTTTG ATTTGGATGATACTTTGTATCCTATGAGCTCAGGTCTCAACTTGGCTTGCCGAAAGAACATAGAAG AGTTCATGTTGCATCACTTGCATATTGAAGAAAGTGAAGTTCCAAGGATGTGCCTGGAATTGTATAGAGAATATGGAACAACAATGGCTGGTCTGAAG GCTCTTGGTTATGAATTTGATGATGATGAGTTCCATGCTTTTGCTCATGGAAGATTGCCTTATGAAAAACTGAAGCCTGATGCTGTATTAAGGAACCTTCTACTTTCCTTGCCACAAAGGAAAATA ATCTTCACTAACGCTGATAAGGCACATGCAGCTGAAGTTCTGAAAAGGTTGGGATTGGAAGATTGTTTTGCAGGAATCATATGCTTTGAAACTCTTAATCCTCCTGTTGGAGCTACTAATTACACGGATGCATTAGAAAATGATGCGGTACTTGCAGGAGGTGAACCAAAGCTCATTGATCTTGATGATGCTGACAAAGAACGTTCCCACCCCAAGCCACAAATCCTCTGCAAACCCTCTCTGGAGGCTATTGAAGCCGCCATCCGAATTGCAAATGTTGACCCCAAGAGAACA ATCTTCTTTGATGACAGTGCTAGGAACATTGCAAGTGGAAAAGCAGCAGGCCTTCATACAGTTATT GTAGGGAGCTCAGTCCTAGTGCCAGGTGCAGACTATGCTTTGAGCAGCATCCACAACATCAAAGAAGCAATACCCCAAATAATATGGGAGGGCGAAGGAGAGCAACAGGAACAGATTATCCagtctagggcatttgaaactgtTGTCCTTGGTTAG